Genomic window (Juglans microcarpa x Juglans regia isolate MS1-56 chromosome 2S, Jm3101_v1.0, whole genome shotgun sequence):
gttttgagTATTCCCTTCCACATGCATGAATCAGTTGTCTTATGTGTTGCTTCCCAAAAAGTTGTGTTCTTTAGGTATTTAGCAGTAAGAATTGAATGCCACAAACCATTTGTAGGTTCACCTAATTCCCATCCTATTTTTGCTAGCATTGCTTGACTCATCTTCTCTATTAATTTGATACACAGGTCACCTTCTTTTTTTGGTAAAGAGATAGACTTCCAAGACTTTAATGTCATATGATGAATTTTGTCTTTTAAGAATCCCCACTAAAAGTTTTTGAAAGCTATATCAAGTGATCTATAGACTGATTTTGGCAGCTGAAAAGAGCTCATATGATATGTTGGTATCGTGCTTACTACAGATTTGATTAACATAGTTCTACCTGCCTGGGCCAGTAGCTTTGATTTCCAACCTTCTAATTTTTTCCCACTTTGGTCAGTATTTcactgtaattttcttttttgcttttgttgtaCGAGGTTGGTaagcccaaatatttcattctagccGATGCTGTTCTATAAAGTAACCATTAGGAGATAGCTGTTTTTGTTGTTTGGCTTGTATTCCTGGCAATAAACATTGAAGATTTACTCAGATTTATTCTCTTGCTGAACCAACTTTGATATTTTGCTAGACACCCTGATATGTTTTGAGCATTTTTTTCTGTTGCCTTTGTGAAGATAattgtatcatctgcaaatagtaAATGTGACACTTTTGGACTATTTCTGCTGATTTGCACCCCTTCTTGTTTTTGTTGAGCTTCAACCTTCAATAAGATTCTAGATAGTGCTTCTGTGACCAGAATAAATAGAAAGGGTGAAATTGAATCACCTTGACTTATACCTCTCTGAGATTTAAAGAAACCTCTTGGTGAACCATTGATGAGGATGGAAAACGATACTATAGATATGCActcctttttcaaatttatccattttttgttATTGAAACCCAGATTCTTCATCACTACGAAGAGAAATTCTCATTCCACCTGATCGAaagctttttccatgtctagcttAATTGCCATTAaaccttttttcttgttttccttttgagaTGGTGAAATAGCTCATGACCTATGATAGTATTTTGCTTGATATTTCTACCAGGGACAAAGGCTATTTGGAGTggagatataattttttagagcaGACATTTGAGACAATTGGCCATGATTTTGGTTATGATCTTGTAGCTGACCTGGGTAAGGCTAATGGGACGATATTGGTTTGGACTATTTGGACTAGACGTTTTTGAGATAAGGGCAATGTTGGTATGATTAATCTGCTTTAGAAATTGTCCACTACTAAAGAAATTCTGCACTACTAGTATGACTTCTTTCTTGACAATATTCCATTAATGCTTATAAAAGAGAGTCGTCATTCCATCAGGCCCTAGAGCTTTGTTACTGGGAACCTATTTTAAAGCTTctaatatttccttttcttcagGTATGGCAGTTAGAGATTCATTCTCTATGTCCGAGATTTGCTTATCAAAGAGATTATTCAAATGTTCTGTAACAATTGGATTTGAAGAGGAATATATAGAGCtgaaatgattaataaaagtagATTCTATTTCAAGAAGGTCCATAGACCAGACCAAATACTTAGTCCTAGTTTGATTGTTTCAATAGCATTCCTTCTTCTTTGGATAGTTGTTGTCAAGTGATAAAATTTGGTGTTGAGATCTGTTGAAATCAGCCAAGTGAGTCTGGATTTTTGTTTCCATAAGCTTTCTTCATATTCTCTTTGCTTGTGAAGTCTATGTTacaaaaatctttatttttcttggttagaAGGAGTCATAAGATTGCCTTGTACTTCAAGAAGTTCACTTTCAATTTGAAGAATATTGTGGTTGATTTGCTCGAAGTGACTTTTGTTCCAAACTTTGAGCGCTTCTTTGGTgacttgattttcttgcatagAATGTAAGACGGATTGCCCAAATGAGGTTTACTCCATGCTTCACTTATTATTTGGTGGTTTAATGGCTCGTGGGTCCAGAATTCTTCAAACTTGAAAGAGGGGGCTTGGCGTATATTAGTCATGGTATGCAATAAGATTGGATGATGGTCCGATGCTAATGATGCTAAGTGCTGTAATGTTGCATCTGAAAAAAGTAGTCTCCATTCTTGATTTGCAATGGCTCGGTctaatatttctcttataagAGCATTACCTTATCTGTTATTAGTCCAAGTGAACTTTGGGCCCATATATCCAATGTCAATCAGGCCATTTCTGTCCGTAAGAGTTTTGAGACCCTTATTTGGGTTATAAGAAAGAGGCCTCCCGCCATATTTTTCAAACTGATTAATAAGATCATTAAAGTCTCCCATACAAACTCAAGGCCCTGGAAAAATTTGATATAAAGAATATAAGTGGCTCCAAAAATTAGCTTTGTTCCACTGGGTTGGTGCATATACATAAGTCAGTAACCATGGTTGGTGTGAGGGATCAGAGTAAACTAAAACTGAGATTGCATTACTATTAATATGTACAGGTTCTAGTTCTACACTCAGTTGCCACAAAAGTAGAAGGTCCCCTTTTTTACATACAGCAGGactataaacaaaataatagaaACCTATACTGTTAACAATAGATATGGTGTGATCATTCGTCACCATGGTTTCCGACAAAAAAGTTACATCCGGGTTATATTTCCTAATATTAGCCCTTAAGTTTCTGATTGCTTTGGGGTGGGCTAATCCTCTGCAATTCCAAGCCATTGTCTTCACTGGGCTTGTGGAGGCATTTTTAAACTTGTCTCGCTAGCtgatttggatttttcttgagaaTGAGAGGGTAGTCTACTATAGGGATTGtgttttgcttttccttttaattttttctccttGCCCAAAGACCCTGAATGCATTTCCAGAAGTGCTAGGGCCATTGAAGAATCATCTGCTTGTAACTCTGGAGCTGTATACTCAATTGGatcttttttctcaactttAATGAGACGTTGAGATTTCCTTTTTGGAGCTTCAGCTAGCTCAACAATCTGATGCCTTTTAGAGGATAATATTACTGGAGAAGGTTGATGATCTTGTGTTATAAATGTAGCAGTAACCTCTCTAGGACTGATTTCATTATCAAAGTACTATGAAGCTTGTATGGAATCATCAAATGTTTTTCTTGCCTTTTCCATCTGCAGAGAAATCATTTCACTCTGAGGATTTACTTCTTCAACAAATTGAAAATCTATTTGAAGATAAGATTGCTCCTTAATACTATCAAAATCTAGACTTGAAGCTAAAATCACAGAAGATTTGCCAGGGTCATGAGTTGTTGAGGGTTGCACGCCTTGAATATTAATGGGTTGTAACTTGCTGTGGGCTTAATGGGCTGGTCAGGCCTTTGAACATTCTGAGTTGATGACAATAAGGTAGACTTACTAGAGAAGATATCTTGAGGGCCCATAAACAAAGGTCTTGTTTCAATATGGGTATGTTCAACAAGCTGGGCTTGATGAAGACCAAGCGCAATTCCAATCCCAGGCCCATCAATTTTCTGCTATGATTTCTAGCACTTCATAGTTGAATATACTTGCTTCCATTGAGTTTTCCATGGAGAATGTTTTGTCGCCTAATCGAAGGATGAAATAAAGTGCTGAGGATCTTTCTGAGAAGCAAATTCTTCCTCTGTCAACACCTCTGTACTTGAAGACAATATGGATATTTTGCTAAGATTTGAATTGAATCTGCTGGATTCTTTGGTTGGATGAATAGTAAAAACATTTACTTTTGTTGGTGAGAGCATTAATGGATTCTGATCACTATAGCTGAACAGTGTTTGAGAAGCTACTGgtgttgttttctttgaaatttcatctGGTTTTTGGAAGCTTGATAGAGAAGGAAGAAATTGCCTCAATTCCGGTTTATTTGCAGCAATTTTCTCAAAGTGTCCACTAGTAAGTTTACTCTGCCCACCCAGAGTGATTTCATATTGTTTACTAGGAAAAATTGCATGCTTTCCTTTGTTGTAACTATCTGTGGATGAAACCGAGGGATTAAAGTTGTTTATGTGTTCTGTATCTTCATGTTGCCCACTAACTGTTTGATGAGATGTTTGAATGTTGTCTGGATTATTACTGAATTCAGCTCTGATCCAAGGACCGTATGATAGCCTTGTTGGGGGTGAACTTAGGAAGCAATAGAAAATTTGGGAATGACCAAGTCTTCCACATGCATAGCAAAAgtctaataatttttcatacttgAAAGCAACCCATACTTCATGGTTTCCTAGTCTTAGCATCATGAATCCTTGCTAAAGAGGCTTTGTAATCTCTATCTCCATTTTAATTTGAATGTATTTTCTTAAGGCTGAACCATATAAAGGGTCCTCTTCTACTTTAATCAAAAATCCAAATGCTTTCCCAATTTCAATTGCATTATCAAGAGTTATATGGTCTAGAGGTAAACCATTAATTTgcacattgaaaatagcatgatttaaattgatttaatgAAGAGTTGCACCTAGGGGCCAAGGTTTTAGAATAAGCAAATGccctttaaaatttcaaattaaggACTCTGAACTTATCTTGAATGGATCTAAAGGTGAATATAAATTTGTTTATCTCCATATCTTCAATGATGAAGTTTTGATGAAGTTCCAAGAGGCCTTAAAACTATAGTGGATTGCATATTTGTTTAAAGGTTTATCTGCTACTAACCTTCCTATCAGGATTTTGTCTGAATTTGCCTTTGTTGTTTCTAGAGTAGGTTGAAGGTTCATATCACTCCATGACAGAGCTTCCGTTTGTGAGATTAGTGATTCCATATCCATCAAAATTGAAGCCACAATTGAAGAGGTTAATGGTTGAAAAGTTGAATCAAAGAGAGATAGATTGTGAAGAAAAGTGATTGAAGAGGTTGATGGATGAAAAGATGAATAAAAGAGAGATGGAACGTGAAGAAAGTGTATGGGATTAGAAACTAAGCAACAAAAAGTGCAGAAGTATTTTCCACCTCCTAGATAGAGAAGCTCTGACTTCTCTCTAGCCAGTTTTTGACTTTTTCGTTGTtacttattaatttttaatccGTTTTTTGATAGTTGAGCACATAGCTGATGTGTGAACCCATTTCCATTAGTGTATTTAGTGTAAAATATACGaatttgtaaatagattttttaatattaatgtgCTTGCCACCAATGCActtgtttctgtatccaaacaacTCCATTTGAGCcttcaaaaaagaagaagaagaagaagcaacaaCCATTTCACCAAGAAGGGGCAGAAAAATGAATTGCCAAAATGCGATGAACATTTTCTcatgtaaaataatgttatcTAGTCTACAGATTCATGGTCGAGAAATGTAAACCACCGAGATATTAAAGAGAATAGGCTCAAGCAAAGCTTCTATCATCAACTGCAAAGCTGAGCACATAGCTGCCAAACCCGGGAAGTGTTATCTATAATATACATGTTGCTTTTTCCACTGCTTAGGCATGTCAAGTTAAGCTGGTTCCCAATTTGGGTCGACTGCGAGAACATTGTGTTGATATCAATCATGAAATCAGTGGATGTTAGTAACAGAAATAGCAGTCGGTAATCTAATGAAATGTATCGTATTCGATTATATTAGGCTGACTCATTTGCTAATTTCTCCCTTCCTATAATCAAAGCCAAGAAGATTGGTACTTTTAGGAAACTAGTTATATGCATCACTTTCAATATTTAGTCTACtgtatataaaagaataaaaatcttttagtttccacttcttatttttcttttctttttggaaaggCAGTATGTTCCATATTCCATAGCAGGGATGGAGAAATAGAATGATTACATCTATATGGAGTTGAAAAGGCTGTTTTGATACTACTCTCTCTTATTCTCAATTATCATGGTAGCCGATAATATAATTAGCACCTAGTTTTTTTTCTAGAATTGTATAAGGGGACTTATTTTCGGAGTGTCACTCCGGCATGAACAACACAGATTAAAATGGAAGAGTAGCAGCATCAGTTACCTGACAATACACTTGCCCTGCGTCGCAGCTCCATTTTGTGGTAGGGACACAGCTCAAATAATGACACCAGGAGCAGTAATAATTCAGATTAACACCTCGGAAGAGCATAATCAACCCAGCAGTAGATCTGTCAAAATACCAAAACATTTGGCTCATTACATATAGGGAGTGGTGATTCATATTGCCATCTTTCACCCAATCAAGTAAGGCAATCTGAATCTGACAATTAGCTTAAATGCAGTTCAAAAGGCAGTCTGCTGATGATTgaggattttataaaaaaaatggttacaATAATGTCAACCAGCGAAGAATATTGACTTCCCATGTAGCCAGCTTATTTACCTTTGATCTCATTTTATGCACATACTTAATAAAACATGTATTGTGCAAACAATAACATAAGAAATGtaaaatcaatatattaataatggaGTTTTTCTGGCACATACCCAGCAATCAATAGTGCCAAAGAGAGAACCCACAGTACATACTGATACATCTTGTGTTTAGATTTAACAGGAGTTGCAATATATCCAGGTGGGACATTTCTCTGGCTAACCCATCCAAACTGGGGACGAATCAGAAACACAAATCCAAGAAGAAAGCCAGAAAGAAATCCTCCAATATGTGCAAAATTGTCCACGTGAGGTAGGATTCCAACAGCTAAATTTACTAGGATGACGAATAGAAGAGTCAACAATGCTGCTAACTGCACATATGAAACTAAAACTGTGTGATGATTGGTCCACCCATATATTAGCtccaagaaatttgaaatttattaagaTGCTCTATCAGAATCAGAGAACTTTATTTACCTTATTTGCATATATTGTCCAATTTGTAATGAGCTCTGAAAGCATGCCTCCTAGTAAACCAAAAAGTGCACCAGAGGCACCAACAGAGATTTGCGATTGGATAAAAAGAGCTGACAACAAACTCCCACCAAAACCAGATATGACATAAAGCAGCCCAATTCGAACTGTAGGACAAATCTAGAAACAAATTAGATTTCAAACCACAAAGGCAAATAATCTCATTAACTGAAAAGCAGTTCCACATTTAAGTCAAGAgactccttttttttattggcatcttgagggtgcacaggcccttagcaaggagtttcccgcaagtgtaTCTCGGGTATTCAAGAGGAAAATCCCCCCAGACTAatagcccctagagattgtttgcattcAAAGAGAGTTTAACCTTAGACTTTGGACGAGCAAGCCCCCaaacccaaggcctttaccacttgagccaacccctaggggtttaaGTCGAGAGACTTCTTCATGTTCTCTACtaattttctcataaaaagaaagaaaaggttctgttggaatatttttatttattcaacaaTATATCAGCAGAATCTTTGAAAAAAGTTCATTCATCAGTGGTGGAATAAATTGTACAACAGATGCGTGCCTGCTTCAACAAGGTTTCAACTGTATGAGTCCACCAAAATGTTTGTTAAGTGAGAAAATAAACTCCACCTTGGATCAAACTTTCTTAAATGCCTAAGTCTGGCTCACCTCTTACTCTCTTATTGTTGTCTGGAACAACTTTGGTACTTGAAACCTATCAAAGGTCCATGGAAACGTTTTATATCAGTTATAATAAACTGTATGATCCATTGTCACTCCTCTAGAGACTAGGATTAGAGTAAATTCAATTCACTTTGTGCAAATGTTTCTGAATCTGACTGGAGATTACCTCCAGCCTTAGGTGTACAAAATTGCAACTGGCTTGCTGTTAATAATGAGGGTTCtgatacttatcaaaaaacaataATGAGGGTTCTGATTGGTTTGATTATATCTCGGCCATATGTTTtattaaacataaatttaaatattatcgTTCATTGAACTCTACAAGGTCCGATGTACTGACATACGTGAGTGCCTAAGGTCTAGAATTAAGCTTCCTATTTTTCTAGTTTAAGTaatttcaaattcttattttattttatttttttatttcaagctGCTATTGACTGTTTTAAATTGTTGATTTAGTGTTAGGTGCTGATTTGATATAGAAGGCATGAAGACCAAAGAACTTACCAGATTAGTTACTAGTAAGCCTTGTGTAGAAATAGGAGGAACTTACTAATTTGAGTCTGACTAGAAAACCAGAAACCAAGCTGCCATAACCTCCAATAAACCTCCCAACTTTCCTTAATTGGAACCAGGTAAAGGAAGCTTCAAAGAAGTCCCAAAACTGCCAACATTTCTTAGAAAAAGACTAGGGTTGGCTGTTACccaagttttcttttataatcaCTAGTTTGCGGGCAAGTTTTGAAACCCTGAGTTCCTGTAAGCCTGCCGTCCCTCTCTATAACCATCTAGGGTAGCGGTAGCCACATCTACCCTATAACCCCAAAAATACTTGTCAATTTGAAGTTTCCCTGAAATCAATAACAAAATTCAGTTATACCTAATATGTAGCCAACGAGGGCTTAGTTTTAAAATTCAGTTATAACGAATTCAGTTAAGACTGAGGAGTTGCGTGATGCGCCATCAATGCTGTTGAGAACAGCCGTGGAGGACCACCTCTCAGCCAAGCTCCTTCGACTTCCCTGCCTGATTCCACCACCCCAAGCCACGGCTGGCTACATATTAGGCAAGTTTTAAAATTCACTGACAAGCCACGCTGGCTCACTTTATTGTCAATGTAACATCCTGatccaatattattagggatggaatatggataattttattaggcctaaattaggtttaatgggccatattggataagtcCATTAGCTATTAATTTATTGAGGTTGACTAGGAATTTTAATTAGGTCCATAGGCTCAAAAGTTTATTTTAAGGCCCGTTAAGGTTTATTGGATAGTTTTATATGGTATTAATAGGCTAATAATAAAAACTTGAGGAACCCAactttttttcctctccatACACATGCGAAAAAACATGTAGAGAGGGAGTTTCTTCGTTGATACCATGGAGATCATGGTGTAGGATTTCTTCGGTGGTGGTTAGTGTTAGCGTTTCATTCGTATTAGTTTGTCGTCTGGGTGATCACGATGGGGTCTTGCAGAGAAGTTATTAATGATCATAAGTCTTTTGTGTTCAACAGAGCGCAGCCGCCGTGTGGTAAAGTATATCTCTGTTGACCATGATGCTCTTTTGTGGTTGGCTTCTACCATGAAGGATTGTGTGTGTCAAGTGGGCTCTTCTAAGTTCCTCAAAACTCATAGGAAAGGGAATCAAGTGCTTCTGGTTTAGAGGGGTAAAAATTTCCATGGCAGCTTCCTTTCCATATCGGAGTTTGGCCATGAGAAGAAGCGAGGCTTCGGTGACACCTTAAACGAACTTTCTTCATCCTCTAGTGTGGGCAAGGAAGTTAGAACCATAGGTGGCCTGGGATGGCAGAATCAGGCAGGGAAGTCGAAGGAGCTTAGCAGAGGAGGTGGTCCTCCACAGCTTCAACCAGAAAATACTTTGGGAATAATTTCCTTATATTATTTCTGACTCACACGAATTTCCTTCTTATAGGAACCTCAAGAAATCTAAACTAGGAAAAGAATAACTAATTAGTTTACCTAATAAAGATACATTCCTAATTTATAACCATTGACTAATTACTGCCTAATTTACAGCTATACAAACTTGGTAACTATACAATCTTGATAATTACTGCTATATCTTTCTGATTTtccaacactccccctcaagctggCTTGAAGATATCTTCCATAGTTAGCTTGCCCATTAAAACATCAAATTGCTTCTTGTGCAGTCCCTTAGTAAATACATCTGCAATCTGTTCGGCAGTTGAGATGTATAGCATACAAATCAGCCCACTGTCAAGCTTTTCCTTGATAAAGTGTTTATCCACTTCTACATGCTTTGTTCTGTCATGAAGAACTGGATTGTGGGCTATTGAAATTGCTGCCTTGTTATCGCAGTATAATTTCATGGGCAGCGAATCTGAAGCCTTCAACTCTTCTAACAATCTTTTAATCCATATAACTTCACAAATACCATGAGCCACTGCTCTAAATTCAGCCTCCGCACTGCTTCTAGAAaccacattttgttttttacttcGCCAAGTAACAAGATTTCCTCCAACAAAGGAACAGTATCTGGATGTTGATCTCCTACCTGTTATACTCCCAGCCCAGTCTGCATCGGTGTAGGCTTCAATTTGTAGATGTCCacgttttttaaaaattagaccTTTTCCAGGAGTCCCcttcaaatatctcaaaattctgTAAACTACTTCAAAGTGCTCCGGTCCAGGCGAATGCATGAATTGACTAATCATACTTACAGAAAATGCTATATCCGGTCATGTATGAGACAAATAAATTAACCTTCCAGCAAGTCGCTGATATTATTCCTTGTTCACTACACATTCGGTCTTAGCAGGTTGTAATTTTGTGTTGGGTTCCATTGGTGTTTCAGCTGTTTTACAACCAAGCATACCTGTTTCTCCAAGCAAGTCCAGTACATACTTGCGTTGATTGACAAATATACCTTCCTTGGACCTAGCAAACTCCATTTTGAGGAAATACTTCAATGCACCCAAGTCTTTGATCTCGAATTCATCAGCAAGCCtttcttttagtattttcaGCTCAGCACTATCATCTCCTGTTAggataatatcatccacataaacaaTCAAAATAGCAATTTTACCTTCTTTTGAGTGTTTATAAAACATGGTATGATCTGCTTGACTTTGACAATATCCGTGACGTCTTACTGCTTTCCCAAAGCGTTCAAACCAAGCCCTCGGGGACTGTTTGAGGCCGTATAATGCCTTTCTTAATCTACAGATTTTATCTACACCAAGTCTTTCTTCGAACCCCGGTGGAAGACTCATAAAAACTTCCTCTTCTAAGACTCCGTTAAGGAACGCATTCTTTACATCCAATTGGTGTAAAGGCCAATTGGAATTCACGGCGAGAGACAATAATACTCGAATTGAGTTTATTTTGGCTACGGGGGCGAACGTCTCTTGGTAGTCTATTCCATAGGTTTGTGTAAAACCTTTTGCAACAAGCCTTGCCTTGTACCTCTCTATACTGCCATCAGCCCTACATTTCACTGTAAAAACCCATTTGCACCCTacaatcttcttttctttcggCAAATCAACTATCTCCCACGTGCCATTCTTTCTAAGAGCATTCATCTCCTCAAGTACTACCAATTTCCAATTCGGATCATCTAGTGCTTCCTGGATATTTCTTGGCACAACAAgttgagaaatatttgaaataaatgcTCTATGATTATTGGAGAGTTTTTGGTAGGAGATATATTTGGCAATAGGATATTTAGTGCATGTTCGGGTTCCTTTTCTTATGGCAATTGGAATATCAAGATCTGAGGTTTTAGTTTTTGGAGATACTATAGGATCTGAATCCGAAATGGGAGCAGAAGATAAAATAGGAATAGAATTAGATAAAACAGGAATAGGGGAAGAGTTACCTGAAATATTCAAAGAGCCATTGTTCAGGGATTCTGATTGATTCTGCACTGGGATGATAGCaagttctttatttctttcaaggATCCTCTTTCTAGTATAAACCAGTAGCTCAAAATTTGGATTAAAATTATCCTTTTGTAATATTTCCTTCTCTGTTGGTAAAAAATTGATTCTGCCAATATCAGCTTCTTTTTCGGGAAAAAACTTAGTGATTTGTGGAGAGGATTTGGTGTCTTGAGAAGGAAAGCCAACGATTATATTGGGTAAAGGAGCagatttttcccaaaaattatCTTCACCTATTTTCTCCCCCTGAGGAAAATTTTTGGTAAAGAATGGAGTATTTTCCAGAAAAGAGACATCCATagtaatatgaaatttttttgtttgagggTTAAAACATTTATACCCTTTTTGGTTAGGAGCATATcctaaaaaaacacatttttcagcTCTCGGATCTAATTTAGACCGAGATTTATTTGGTATGTGAACAAAAACGTgcaaccaaaaatttttaaaggtAATTCTGAATGAATTCTAGATTttggaaattctttttttaagcaATCTAATGGAGTGATATATTGTAGAACTCGTGTAGGCATCCGGTTGATCAAATAGGATACATCAAAATAGCATCTCCCCataaatattttggaatattcatataaaacatGATAGCACGGGCTACTTCAagcaaatgtttattttttctttcggctattccattttgttgaggagtatCACGACATGAAGATTGATgagaaatacatttttcttgtaaaaagattttcaaaactttattaaaGTACTCCGTTCCATTGTCCGATCGAAGTAtactaatttttgtttgaaattgattttcaatcatGTTGTAAAAATctttgaataatttttcaacttcaGACTTCTCACGCATTAGATAAATCCAGCAAAGACAAGTATGGTCGTCTATAAATGTTACAAACCACCTTTTTCCTGACATAGTAGTAACCTTtgaaggtccccacacatcacTATGAAATAAATAGAATGGTTTTGATGCACGATAAGGTTTAGGGAGATAAGTTGCACGATGACTTTTGGACAAAAGACAACTTTCACATTGAAAAGATGCAGagtctaaatttttaaacaatgaTAGAAACAAATGTTTTAGATAGGAAAAAACTAGGATGGCCTAATCTGCAATGCCAAACCATTATTTGTTCACGAACAGAGATAGAACTGATACTACTAAAGCCTTGAGCTTTTTTATTACTAGATAGATTATCATCAAAATAGTAGAGACCATTTTTCATCCTAGCATTGCCAATCGTCCTCCCCGAGCTCTGGTCCTGAAGAGTATAATGAGATTCAAAAAAGGTAACACAACAATTAGAATCTTTGGATAATTTGCTTACGGACAAGAGATTGCAGGCAAGTTTAGGAACATGAAGAACAGATTTTAGATCTATTCTTTCTGAGATTTTTATTAATCCTTTACCTGCAATAGGTGAAAAACTACCTTCTGCAATTCTAACCTTTTCATTTCCAGAACATGGtgaataagatttaaataaatgcGAAGAACTAGTCATATGGTCAGAGGCTCCTGAATCAATGATCCAAGGAGCAAATGAATTTAGACAACAAGATAGAGCATTGGGTTCATTACCTGTCTGAGCCAAAGAAACACTAGGAATACCAGATGATGAATTGGACTTTAGCAGTGTAAGAAGATGCTCCATCTGCTCTTTAGTAAAGGGGCTGACCTCAGCTTCATGGGCAGTAGGAAAGGCTCGGCTAGATCTATCACCAGGCTTGCTGCTCTTCCAATTTGCTGGTTTGCCATGAATTTTCCAGCAAGTCTCCCGTGGTTTGTCATCATTCCTGCGCTGGTAAGTGATGGCTTTGCTGGA
Coding sequences:
- the LOC121251673 gene encoding RHOMBOID-like protein 1 isoform X2, coding for MGALEVEKVVHGHQGWRLITCIWLHAGVLHILANMLSLVFIGIRLEQEFGFVRIGLLYVISGFGGSLLSALFIQSQISVGASGALFGLLGGMLSELITNWTIYANKLAALLTLLFVILVNLAVGILPHVDNFAHIGGFLSGFLLGFVFLIRPQFGWVSQRNVPPGYIATPVKSKHKMYQYVLWVLSLALLIAGSTAGLIMLFRGVNLNYYCSWCHYLSCVPTTKWSCDAGQVYCQSTQIGNQLNLTCLSSGKSNMYIIDNTSRVWQLCAQLCS
- the LOC121251673 gene encoding RHOMBOID-like protein 1 isoform X1, whose translation is MAMMRTEPSSSSAPQFKIKVQSRSRDNAVYPTSSTTSSSRLATVTGSFCGGEFRPFKRWAPWLVPAFVVANIVLFVTTMYVNNCPKNSTSCVARFLGRFSFQTIKENPLLGPSSFTLEKMGALEVEKVVHGHQGWRLITCIWLHAGVLHILANMLSLVFIGIRLEQEFGFVRIGLLYVISGFGGSLLSALFIQSQISVGASGALFGLLGGMLSELITNWTIYANKLAALLTLLFVILVNLAVGILPHVDNFAHIGGFLSGFLLGFVFLIRPQFGWVSQRNVPPGYIATPVKSKHKMYQYVLWVLSLALLIAGSTAGLIMLFRGVNLNYYCSWCHYLSCVPTTKWSCDAGQVYCQSTQIGNQLNLTCLSSGKSNMYIIDNTSRVWQLCAQLCS